A stretch of the Sphingobacterium thalpophilum genome encodes the following:
- the idi gene encoding isopentenyl-diphosphate Delta-isomerase codes for MKQDNVILVDHEDTMIGSMEKYEAHEKGLLHRAFSVFLFNDHDELLLQQRALDKYHCGGLWTNSCCSHQRLGETNLEAAKRRLQEELRIEASDLRDVFSFVYRAEFENGLTEHEFDHVLLGKFTGTPSFNPAEVAAVRYLDQKSIDREISLQPSHFTPWFKLIYKRAFDQYITRYK; via the coding sequence ATGAAGCAGGACAATGTCATATTGGTCGACCACGAGGATACGATGATCGGAAGCATGGAAAAGTACGAGGCGCACGAAAAAGGTCTGTTACATCGTGCGTTCAGTGTTTTCTTATTTAACGACCATGATGAGCTTCTTCTACAGCAACGCGCACTCGACAAATACCATTGCGGCGGCTTGTGGACCAATAGCTGCTGTTCGCATCAGCGCCTAGGAGAAACAAATCTGGAGGCAGCCAAAAGGCGCCTGCAGGAAGAACTTCGGATAGAAGCATCTGACTTACGCGATGTCTTTTCCTTTGTCTATCGAGCGGAATTTGAAAACGGCCTCACCGAACACGAATTTGATCATGTGCTTTTGGGTAAATTCACTGGCACACCAAGCTTTAACCCTGCCGAAGTTGCTGCCGTCCGCTATCTGGACCAAAAAAGCATTGATCGTGAAATCAGCCTCCAGCCCAGCCACTTTACGCCTTGGTTCAAATTGATCTACAAGCGCGCGTTTGACCAGTATATTACGCGATATAAATAA
- a CDS encoding NUDIX hydrolase produces MEKWKLLSSEYICKEPWATLRKDTCELPDGRINDHYYVLEYPDWVNMVGITEQNELLVIKQYRHGAGMLSLEIPAGTMEPGENPVDAAIREMLEETGYAFDHIEEIATLYANPATSGNVTYTYLMTGGRKVQEQALDDHEEIDVYLVPLPEAKKMLLDNRFSQALHSSALFYAFNKLGLF; encoded by the coding sequence ATGGAAAAGTGGAAATTACTTTCTTCGGAGTACATCTGCAAGGAACCTTGGGCCACCTTACGGAAGGATACCTGTGAACTGCCCGATGGTAGGATCAATGATCATTATTATGTCCTTGAATATCCGGACTGGGTGAATATGGTCGGCATCACGGAGCAGAATGAACTACTGGTGATCAAGCAGTACCGTCATGGTGCTGGTATGCTATCACTGGAAATCCCCGCAGGTACGATGGAACCCGGCGAAAATCCTGTGGATGCCGCAATCCGTGAAATGCTGGAAGAGACTGGTTATGCATTTGATCATATAGAGGAGATCGCAACGCTCTATGCCAATCCGGCGACGAGCGGAAATGTGACGTACACTTACCTGATGACCGGTGGACGAAAAGTGCAGGAACAGGCATTGGATGATCATGAGGAGATCGACGTCTATCTTGTCCCCCTTCCAGAAGCAAAAAAAATGCTTCTGGACAACAGATTCAGTCAGGCTCTACATAGTAGCGCTTTATTCTACGCTTTTAATAAATTAGGCTTGTTTTAG
- a CDS encoding TonB-dependent receptor: protein MKEILLTTCAIAIGTGLYAQTTQAGFSGKITDENNKGIQGASIEVRNESTGFTTKTSTNANGDYNFKELPLGGPYTVKVTYIGYGEQVRSGFNLNQGDVIRLNIPIQNAANVLETVELTGVSTLKNKIENLGAATAVTARDIAKLPVNGRNFTSLMDLSPLSNKDNISGQLGSSTNFTIDGMNAKNPTSAGSTTSRSGAPFSISIEAVREFKVVTNQYDVTYGRAGGGTVSAVTKQGTNKTQGSAWVYSRADWLSSPYDINGKKRMNDFSTYQYGFTLGGPIIKDKLHYFVAWDHQRDARPLIIADISSTADEERFGITRDNLDQFVDIGRRKYGLGQEAQTGSFDKIRPSNAIFGRVDWQLNDNNLLTVRNNFTSDMNRLGLQDNKDIVMYESYGNDKNIDNSLLATLRTTVSPRITNELKVQHLYTYQKSSPGDLLPSKNIPRAIVEDIKSSTGTKTLQLGGHRFAQESFKNNVFQLVDNMYYSTDYINYTFGVDLMYTHASSIYGSEVNGRFHFRPSDDGKTALQNFETMTPYNYYREVPLVDDPTVIGNIFNAGIYGQLQTKLAKGLDLVAGLRLDYGHYPTSPLNEDLLKEVGVRTDHKLKSFVVQPRFQMTWDVNEERKDFFRIGGGIFASDINNYMTINNLTFDGKHFATVDVRGKDVPAPDFIAYRKDPSTTPTLAQFQTPTINTYGPDAKIPVVYKANISYTHFFTEKLKASLSGYMNLGRNNYMYVDRNMVKDPFFRLANEDSRGVFVPAASIQGGAPDWKQGRISNKYGRVLELNSEGKVNQFAVVFDASYQYYKDGAISVSYTWNDAKDNTSFNGNVANTATLSLAVKDDPRDLSVMSYSNTQFRNKIVIYGTLPTFYGVSVGIRYSGIGGTRYSLLAGGNINGDFVAGDNDLAFIFDRNNSNTPKRIVEGLNNLLDNAASQSLKDYLKKYEGKMAERNGGVNGFYGLIDLRIAKKFNLYKNHALEISGDLFNVANLFKKTWGVNESLGNQRLYALGGKDADGNALPQFDTALQQFNYSVANTGVISRSGNPYQFQLGLRYSF from the coding sequence ATGAAAGAAATTCTACTGACGACCTGTGCGATAGCGATCGGAACTGGTCTGTATGCCCAAACCACCCAAGCTGGCTTCTCAGGGAAAATTACCGATGAGAACAACAAGGGAATACAGGGGGCTTCCATTGAAGTTCGTAATGAATCTACCGGTTTTACGACCAAAACCTCAACCAATGCCAATGGGGATTACAATTTTAAGGAATTACCTCTCGGCGGTCCCTATACCGTTAAGGTTACTTATATTGGTTATGGCGAACAGGTACGTTCGGGATTTAACCTCAATCAAGGGGATGTCATTCGGTTGAATATCCCGATTCAAAATGCCGCTAATGTATTGGAGACGGTAGAATTGACCGGAGTAAGTACATTGAAGAACAAGATTGAAAATTTGGGTGCCGCGACGGCAGTGACAGCACGTGACATCGCAAAGCTGCCTGTCAATGGCCGCAATTTTACATCTTTAATGGATTTATCGCCGTTGAGTAACAAAGACAATATCAGTGGTCAGTTGGGCTCTTCGACCAATTTTACGATTGACGGAATGAATGCGAAAAATCCTACTTCGGCGGGTTCGACAACAAGCCGTAGTGGTGCCCCCTTTTCGATTTCCATTGAAGCAGTACGTGAATTTAAAGTGGTTACCAATCAGTATGATGTGACCTATGGCAGAGCCGGAGGCGGTACCGTCAGCGCTGTGACAAAGCAGGGAACTAATAAGACACAGGGAAGTGCTTGGGTATATTCGCGGGCAGACTGGTTGTCCAGCCCTTATGATATCAATGGCAAGAAGCGTATGAATGATTTCTCCACGTATCAATACGGATTTACTTTGGGCGGTCCCATCATTAAAGACAAACTCCATTATTTTGTAGCCTGGGATCATCAACGGGATGCACGTCCACTGATTATTGCCGATATCAGTTCCACTGCCGACGAGGAGCGCTTTGGTATCACACGAGATAACCTCGATCAGTTTGTTGATATCGGACGCCGAAAATATGGACTGGGGCAGGAAGCACAGACAGGCTCATTTGATAAAATACGTCCGTCCAACGCAATATTCGGCCGTGTTGACTGGCAGCTGAATGATAACAATTTATTGACTGTCCGAAATAACTTTACCAGTGACATGAACAGACTGGGACTGCAGGATAATAAAGATATCGTGATGTATGAGTCTTATGGCAATGATAAGAACATTGACAACAGCCTCTTGGCGACCTTGCGGACGACCGTCTCACCACGGATCACAAACGAGTTAAAAGTGCAGCACCTGTATACCTATCAGAAAAGTAGTCCCGGGGACTTGTTGCCCAGCAAGAATATTCCCCGCGCGATTGTGGAAGATATCAAATCCTCTACCGGAACCAAGACTCTCCAGCTTGGGGGACATCGTTTTGCACAGGAATCGTTCAAGAACAACGTCTTCCAACTTGTAGATAACATGTATTACAGTACGGATTATATCAACTATACATTTGGTGTTGATCTAATGTATACCCATGCCAGCTCCATCTATGGCAGTGAGGTTAACGGGCGTTTTCATTTTAGGCCAAGTGATGACGGAAAGACTGCTTTGCAGAACTTTGAAACAATGACGCCGTATAACTATTACCGTGAAGTCCCATTGGTGGACGATCCAACCGTCATCGGTAACATATTCAATGCAGGTATTTACGGACAGCTGCAGACCAAATTGGCCAAAGGTCTGGATCTTGTTGCCGGACTACGTTTGGATTATGGTCATTACCCGACTTCGCCATTGAATGAGGATCTACTAAAGGAAGTTGGGGTACGTACTGATCACAAGCTGAAATCTTTTGTCGTACAGCCTCGATTTCAGATGACCTGGGATGTCAATGAGGAGCGAAAAGACTTCTTCCGTATAGGTGGCGGGATCTTTGCGTCAGATATCAACAATTACATGACAATTAATAATCTGACTTTTGATGGAAAGCATTTTGCAACTGTCGACGTACGGGGCAAGGATGTGCCGGCACCAGATTTTATTGCCTACAGAAAAGATCCTTCAACGACGCCTACCCTGGCACAATTTCAGACACCGACGATCAATACCTATGGACCAGATGCCAAGATTCCCGTGGTGTACAAAGCAAATATATCTTACACCCACTTCTTTACAGAAAAATTGAAAGCCAGTCTTTCAGGCTACATGAACCTGGGGCGTAATAACTATATGTATGTAGATCGTAATATGGTGAAAGATCCTTTCTTCAGATTGGCTAATGAGGACAGCAGAGGCGTGTTTGTTCCAGCCGCCTCCATACAGGGAGGAGCTCCCGACTGGAAGCAAGGACGCATATCCAATAAATATGGCCGTGTACTGGAACTGAATTCAGAAGGAAAAGTCAATCAATTTGCCGTCGTCTTTGATGCCAGTTACCAATATTATAAAGATGGGGCTATTTCCGTAAGTTATACCTGGAATGATGCCAAAGACAACACTTCATTCAATGGGAATGTGGCGAATACTGCAACATTGTCATTGGCTGTGAAAGATGACCCGAGAGATTTGAGTGTGATGAGCTATTCCAATACACAGTTTCGCAATAAAATTGTTATCTATGGTACTCTACCAACATTTTATGGTGTCAGTGTGGGTATACGGTACTCGGGAATTGGCGGTACACGCTATAGCTTATTGGCTGGAGGAAACATCAACGGAGACTTCGTTGCGGGCGATAATGATTTGGCTTTTATTTTTGACCGAAATAATTCAAATACACCTAAACGCATCGTGGAAGGTCTGAACAATTTGTTGGATAATGCAGCAAGCCAGAGCCTGAAAGATTATCTCAAAAAATATGAAGGCAAAATGGCCGAGCGAAATGGAGGCGTTAACGGTTTCTATGGATTAATCGATCTACGTATAGCCAAGAAGTTTAACTTGTATAAAAATCATGCCCTTGAAATATCCGGAGACCTGTTCAATGTGGCCAATTTGTTTAAGAAAACATGGGGAGTCAATGAGTCGCTTGGCAACCAGCGTCTTTATGCTTTAGGTGGAAAAGATGCGGATGGCAATGCCCTTCCTCAATTTGACACAGCATTACAGCAATTCAACTATAGTGTTGCCAATACAGGGGTGATCTCGCGGTCGGGCAATCCTTATCAGTTCCAGCTGGGTTTGCGTTATTCTTTTTAG
- the ctlX gene encoding citrulline utilization hydrolase CtlX: MRKQVTDSVLLVRPSVFRKNEQTAVNNYFQKDIENLSGEELNKEAQDEFDNLVNELKSHGILVTVIQDDEKSESPDSIFPNNIVSFHQDGKIIFYPMFAPNRRKEHLLDFEGPLKQNGYYVKLIKDLSSAENNKQYLEGTGALVLDRAHRVAYCALSERADREMLEEYCRTENYSPVVFHAYQTVNGQRRPIYHTNVVLAVGEDFAILCPSAIDDPVERETLLKKLRETGKEIIEINENQLEHFAANCLQVRNKYGNRFIVLSDKALSSLTLYQTAQLEKHGKIIHQDLHVIETCGGGSVRHMMAEVFLPKEKK, encoded by the coding sequence ATGAGAAAACAGGTAACAGACAGTGTGCTTTTAGTAAGACCCTCTGTCTTCCGTAAAAATGAGCAGACCGCAGTCAACAATTACTTTCAGAAAGACATCGAAAATTTAAGCGGTGAAGAATTAAACAAAGAGGCCCAGGACGAGTTTGACAATTTGGTCAATGAGCTAAAATCACATGGAATTTTGGTCACTGTCATTCAGGACGATGAAAAATCAGAAAGTCCAGACAGTATATTTCCCAACAACATTGTATCCTTCCACCAGGACGGTAAGATTATTTTTTATCCGATGTTCGCTCCCAACCGCCGCAAAGAACATTTATTGGATTTCGAAGGTCCCTTAAAGCAGAATGGCTACTACGTCAAACTGATTAAAGACCTGAGTAGCGCTGAGAATAACAAACAATATCTGGAGGGAACGGGCGCTCTTGTATTGGATCGTGCACATCGCGTCGCCTACTGTGCCCTTTCCGAACGGGCAGACCGCGAAATGCTGGAGGAATACTGCCGGACGGAAAACTATAGTCCTGTCGTCTTCCATGCCTACCAGACTGTCAACGGTCAGCGGCGTCCTATCTACCATACCAATGTAGTATTGGCTGTAGGAGAAGACTTTGCCATTTTGTGCCCTTCGGCCATCGACGATCCGGTAGAACGCGAAACATTGCTGAAAAAACTGAGGGAAACTGGAAAGGAAATCATCGAAATCAACGAGAATCAATTGGAGCACTTTGCAGCAAATTGCCTGCAGGTTAGAAATAAATACGGAAACCGCTTTATTGTGTTATCGGATAAGGCCCTGTCATCACTCACACTGTATCAAACGGCCCAATTGGAGAAACATGGTAAAATCATCCACCAAGATTTACATGTCATCGAAACCTGCGGTGGCGGTAGTGTACGCCACATGATGGCAGAAGTATTTCTACCCAAGGAGAAAAAGTGA
- the gcvP gene encoding aminomethyl-transferring glycine dehydrogenase, with protein MSNIHFQEKFESRHNGPSPVEANEMLAKLGVTSIDQLIDQTVPSQIRAPKPLNLPKALSEVAYLKRIAEIAEKNKVFKSFIGQGYYDVILPGVIQRNVFENPGWYTQYTPYQAEIAQGRLQALLNFQTVISDFTGLEIANASLLDEATAAAEAMFMLYSARKNKDANVFLVSENTFTQTIDVLKTRALSFGIELNITAISEEALTDDVFAAFVQYPAADGTIFDYKSFTEAAHAKNITVCAAADLMSLALLTPPGEWGADVVVGNSQRFGVPMGFGGPHAAFFATRDSFKRNIPGRIIGVTSDSNGKYALRMALQTREQHIRRDKASSNICTAQALLAIMASFYAVYHGPEGIKNIASRIHALANLLDQALQALGYTQLNNAYFDTLRVDLGAHAGALKSEALNNELNFYYKGSQVSVSIDEKTTYEDIKTIVKVFAKIQGKTLNDVDFDTLEQQVTSAIPTELVRTSAYLTHPNFNSYHSEHEMLRYIKSLEAKDLSLCHSMIPLGSCTMKLNATAEMIPVTWARFGGLHPFAPADQTSGYMQMIGELNDWLSEITGFAKMSFQPNSGAQGEYTGLMVIRAYHESRGDHDRNICLIPASAHGTNPASASMAGLKVVVVKCDELGNIDIPDLKAKAEEHAAHLNSLMVTYPSTHGVFEESIIEVCEIIHANGGQVYMDGANMNAQVGLTSPGHIGADVCHLNLHKTFCIPHGGGGPGMGPIGVAKHLVPFLPNHEVVSTSGEEGITAVSAAPFGSASILVISHAYISMMGGEGLTNATKTAIMNANYIKARLENAYPVLYSGSNGRCAHEMILDCRGFKNAGIEVADIAKRLMDYGFHAPTVSFPVAGTLMVEPTESESKAELDRFCDALIAIRQEIAAVEAGEADKANNVLKHAPHTAAVVTADEWDRPYSRQTAAYPLEYVKERKFWPSVGRVNDSQGDRTLICSCPSIEEYAEA; from the coding sequence ATGAGCAATATACACTTCCAAGAAAAATTCGAAAGTCGCCACAATGGCCCAAGTCCAGTTGAAGCGAATGAAATGTTGGCCAAATTGGGCGTAACGTCAATTGACCAGCTAATTGACCAAACGGTCCCTTCACAAATCCGCGCTCCAAAACCTTTAAATCTTCCAAAAGCGTTATCTGAGGTCGCTTATTTAAAGCGCATTGCAGAGATCGCGGAGAAAAATAAAGTTTTCAAATCTTTTATCGGCCAAGGTTATTACGACGTTATCCTTCCCGGTGTTATTCAGCGCAACGTATTTGAAAACCCCGGATGGTACACGCAGTATACACCTTATCAGGCGGAGATTGCACAAGGTCGTCTGCAGGCATTGTTAAATTTTCAGACCGTTATTTCTGATTTTACAGGACTGGAGATCGCAAATGCATCCCTTTTGGACGAAGCTACAGCAGCGGCAGAAGCCATGTTTATGTTATACTCGGCTAGAAAAAATAAAGACGCCAATGTCTTCCTGGTTTCTGAGAATACATTTACCCAGACGATTGATGTGCTCAAAACACGGGCATTGTCTTTTGGTATAGAACTAAACATTACTGCGATTTCCGAGGAAGCATTGACCGATGATGTCTTTGCCGCATTTGTTCAATATCCGGCCGCAGACGGTACGATTTTCGATTATAAATCATTTACTGAAGCCGCTCACGCTAAAAATATAACGGTCTGTGCAGCTGCTGACCTCATGAGTTTAGCTTTGTTGACTCCTCCGGGAGAATGGGGTGCCGATGTGGTTGTAGGTAACTCGCAACGCTTTGGTGTACCGATGGGCTTTGGTGGTCCTCATGCAGCATTTTTTGCGACTCGGGATAGTTTTAAACGTAATATCCCTGGCCGTATCATTGGAGTAACGTCCGATTCGAATGGTAAATATGCATTGCGTATGGCACTTCAAACGCGCGAACAGCACATCCGTCGCGATAAAGCTTCGTCCAATATTTGTACGGCGCAGGCGCTATTGGCTATTATGGCTTCGTTCTATGCAGTCTATCATGGGCCTGAAGGAATCAAGAATATTGCATCCCGCATCCATGCATTGGCCAACCTGCTGGATCAAGCCCTACAAGCGCTTGGATATACACAGTTGAATAACGCTTATTTCGATACACTGCGTGTAGACTTAGGCGCACATGCCGGCGCATTGAAGTCAGAAGCGTTAAACAATGAACTGAATTTCTATTATAAGGGGTCACAGGTTTCTGTTTCAATTGACGAAAAAACCACTTATGAGGATATTAAAACAATTGTCAAAGTATTTGCAAAAATTCAGGGTAAGACCTTGAACGATGTAGATTTTGACACTTTAGAACAACAGGTAACTTCAGCGATCCCAACCGAGCTAGTTCGTACGTCTGCCTACTTAACGCATCCAAACTTTAATAGCTACCATTCAGAGCACGAAATGTTGCGTTATATCAAGTCATTGGAGGCCAAAGATCTGTCTCTTTGCCACTCCATGATTCCGTTGGGGTCCTGTACGATGAAGTTGAATGCGACCGCTGAAATGATCCCCGTGACCTGGGCAAGATTTGGCGGGTTGCATCCATTTGCACCAGCGGATCAGACCTCAGGTTATATGCAGATGATCGGTGAACTGAACGACTGGTTGTCCGAAATCACTGGATTTGCGAAGATGAGTTTTCAGCCAAATTCGGGTGCACAGGGTGAGTATACGGGGTTGATGGTGATACGCGCGTATCACGAAAGCCGTGGGGACCACGATCGTAATATCTGTCTGATCCCTGCTTCGGCTCATGGTACCAATCCTGCTTCGGCATCAATGGCTGGTCTTAAAGTCGTCGTCGTGAAATGTGATGAACTTGGGAATATTGATATTCCGGATTTAAAAGCGAAGGCAGAAGAACATGCTGCTCACTTGAATTCATTGATGGTAACTTACCCATCTACGCACGGGGTATTTGAAGAGTCTATCATTGAGGTCTGTGAAATTATCCATGCAAATGGTGGTCAGGTATATATGGACGGTGCGAATATGAATGCACAGGTTGGATTGACCAGTCCGGGTCATATCGGAGCCGATGTTTGTCACCTCAACCTCCATAAAACATTCTGTATTCCGCATGGTGGTGGAGGTCCGGGCATGGGACCTATCGGTGTAGCTAAACATCTTGTACCTTTCCTACCCAACCATGAAGTTGTCTCTACTTCTGGAGAGGAAGGTATCACAGCCGTATCAGCCGCACCATTTGGCTCGGCATCGATCTTGGTTATTTCACACGCTTATATTTCCATGATGGGCGGTGAAGGGCTGACCAATGCGACCAAGACAGCGATCATGAACGCTAACTACATAAAGGCACGTCTTGAAAATGCTTATCCTGTACTTTATTCGGGCAGCAATGGCCGTTGCGCACACGAAATGATCTTGGATTGCAGGGGCTTTAAAAATGCAGGTATCGAAGTGGCGGATATTGCTAAACGTTTGATGGATTACGGATTCCATGCACCGACGGTATCTTTCCCTGTTGCTGGAACTCTGATGGTAGAACCGACAGAATCTGAATCGAAGGCCGAACTGGACCGTTTCTGTGATGCGCTGATTGCCATTCGTCAGGAAATTGCTGCGGTGGAAGCCGGAGAAGCTGATAAAGCAAATAACGTGCTGAAGCATGCGCCTCATACCGCTGCGGTGGTGACTGCCGATGAGTGGGATAGACCCTACAGCCGTCAGACAGCTGCGTATCCACTGGAGTATGTCAAAGAGCGTAAATTCTGGCCTTCTGTTGGCCGTGTCAATGATTCACAGGGAGACCGCACATTAATTTGTTCCTGTCCCTCTATTGAAGAATATGCTGAGGCATAA
- a CDS encoding N-acetylmuramoyl-L-alanine amidase codes for MNITARFSLIAAVALMTSCAGGKYAKTEKIYKQQAKTFSKLYRQSPVTGQLEKVNVNDQQWIASINFGIRKPNFVVIHHTAQDSMGQTIRTFHSAKAGVSSHYVVGRDGKVVQMVNDLYRAHHAGLGKWGNDTDLNSSSIGIELDNNGTTDPWTDVQINALIQLLTYLKNTYRIPQANFIGHMDLAPTRKNDPSRFPWKKLADQGFGYWYEEFLETPPVDFNPKMALRIIGYDVSNLDAAIKAFKIHYIQTDVNTAFLNENDLKILYSIYKKFL; via the coding sequence ATGAATATAACAGCAAGATTCAGCCTTATAGCCGCAGTAGCATTGATGACCTCCTGCGCAGGCGGCAAGTATGCCAAGACCGAAAAGATATACAAGCAGCAGGCAAAGACTTTTTCTAAGTTGTATCGCCAGTCTCCCGTAACGGGGCAGTTAGAAAAAGTAAATGTAAACGATCAGCAGTGGATCGCTTCGATTAACTTCGGCATCCGGAAGCCTAATTTTGTCGTGATCCATCATACTGCCCAGGACTCCATGGGTCAGACTATTCGTACGTTCCATTCGGCAAAAGCAGGTGTGAGCTCCCATTATGTCGTGGGACGAGATGGAAAGGTCGTGCAGATGGTCAATGATCTTTACCGGGCACATCATGCCGGTCTCGGCAAATGGGGAAATGATACCGATTTAAATTCCTCCTCAATTGGTATCGAACTGGATAATAATGGTACTACGGATCCTTGGACAGACGTGCAAATCAATGCGTTGATCCAATTGCTGACCTACTTAAAAAATACATATAGGATTCCGCAGGCCAACTTTATCGGCCATATGGATTTGGCTCCGACCCGTAAAAATGATCCATCGCGATTCCCATGGAAAAAGCTTGCAGATCAAGGGTTCGGTTACTGGTACGAGGAGTTTTTGGAAACACCGCCGGTGGATTTTAACCCCAAGATGGCGTTACGCATAATTGGTTACGACGTCAGCAATCTGGATGCAGCCATCAAAGCATTTAAAATACACTATATCCAAACGGATGTAAATACCGCTTTTTTGAACGAAAATGATCTTAAGATTTTGTATTCGATCTATAAAAAGTTTTTATAA
- the bshC gene encoding bacillithiol biosynthesis cysteine-adding enzyme BshC has product MKATYIEYSETNSFSKTLLAYLAHDEELKPFVGNWPTLEGFDRQLAEKKPFSHRAILVDRLRAQYGELLKDAPTVADNIALLLQENTYTITTGHQLNIFTGPLYFIFKIMTAIRLADDLRARHSDKNFIPVYWMATEDHDFEEINHTKVYGKKISWDTPGVSATGRMDTASIAAAVKQYTNILGLSDNSAKLTHIVEEAYLKHARLADATRYMVNELFKSYGLLIIDADDRHLKELFKPVIKEDILSENSFKAITARSAELEAKGFSTQVHAREINFFYLTDEFRERLVLNSDGRYEVLHQNIYFSREQLIAEIENHPERFSPNVVMRPMYQEVILPNLAYIGGGAEMVYWMQLKSNFDHYQIDFPILIPRNSAMITDDNVAAKLFRVDLTFKSIFRPTEVLKKEYVRRHTKERLNLNDEWMELNAIFGKIKLRTHKIDPSLGPSTEAVKARLKKAINNLEKKLMKAEKRNHQHALTDIDNVKEKLFPGGGLQERSENFALLYVKYGHNLFRDLYKYFNPLDFKFTILY; this is encoded by the coding sequence ATGAAAGCAACTTATATTGAATATAGTGAGACAAATAGTTTTTCTAAGACCTTGTTGGCTTATCTAGCGCATGATGAGGAACTGAAACCCTTTGTAGGTAACTGGCCTACATTGGAGGGATTCGATAGGCAGCTGGCAGAGAAGAAACCTTTTAGTCACCGTGCGATTTTGGTCGATCGGCTCCGCGCGCAATACGGTGAGCTGCTGAAAGACGCGCCTACAGTTGCCGATAACATAGCGCTATTGTTACAGGAAAATACATATACCATTACCACCGGTCATCAATTGAACATCTTTACCGGTCCGCTATATTTTATATTTAAAATTATGACGGCCATACGTCTTGCCGACGACCTCCGTGCGAGACATTCCGATAAAAACTTTATCCCCGTATACTGGATGGCGACAGAGGATCATGATTTTGAGGAAATCAATCATACCAAAGTTTATGGTAAGAAGATTAGCTGGGATACACCCGGCGTATCTGCTACCGGCCGGATGGATACTGCTTCTATCGCGGCTGCGGTAAAGCAGTATACTAATATTCTGGGACTTTCGGATAATTCTGCGAAGCTAACCCATATTGTCGAAGAGGCTTACCTCAAACATGCACGACTGGCCGATGCTACGAGGTATATGGTCAACGAGCTTTTTAAGTCTTACGGTCTTTTAATCATCGATGCGGATGACCGGCACCTGAAGGAGCTTTTCAAACCGGTTATTAAAGAAGATATTCTGTCGGAAAATAGCTTTAAAGCAATTACTGCAAGGTCCGCCGAACTGGAAGCGAAGGGGTTTTCCACCCAGGTCCACGCCCGGGAAATCAATTTCTTTTACCTCACGGACGAATTTAGGGAGCGTTTGGTGCTTAATTCTGACGGGCGATATGAGGTTCTGCACCAGAACATCTATTTTAGCCGGGAACAACTGATCGCAGAGATCGAAAATCACCCGGAGCGTTTTAGCCCCAATGTTGTCATGCGTCCCATGTATCAGGAGGTTATCCTCCCCAACCTGGCCTATATCGGTGGCGGAGCAGAAATGGTGTACTGGATGCAGCTGAAATCTAATTTTGATCATTATCAGATCGATTTTCCGATTTTAATACCACGGAACTCGGCCATGATTACGGACGATAATGTTGCTGCAAAATTGTTCCGTGTCGACCTGACGTTCAAGAGCATTTTCCGTCCGACGGAGGTTCTGAAAAAAGAATATGTACGCCGGCACACAAAAGAAAGGCTGAACCTCAATGATGAATGGATGGAACTCAATGCCATATTCGGGAAAATAAAGCTACGTACACATAAGATAGATCCAAGTCTAGGGCCAAGTACAGAAGCTGTAAAAGCCCGATTAAAAAAAGCCATCAACAATCTGGAAAAAAAATTGATGAAAGCAGAGAAAAGAAACCATCAGCATGCCCTCACGGATATTGATAATGTAAAGGAGAAATTATTCCCGGGTGGAGGCCTGCAAGAGCGGTCCGAAAATTTTGCGCTGCTTTACGTTAAGTATGGACATAATTTGTTTAGAGACCTGTATAAATACTTCAATCCTCTTGATTTTAAATTTACCATTTTATATTAA